The window CCCAGGCCAAAGCCATGATGATGCGTACGATTCTCTGTGGGTGCCTGCTCATCTGTTGTGCGGCGTTTAATGGCGTTCAAGGCCAGGAAGTCGGGAACGCGCAGTTGAGCGAAGAGGTGACAGCGGCGCGAAACAGCCTCAAAGATCATCCCAAGTTCAAAAAGTTCTACGACCACCTCGCCGCCAATCCCGACACGCTGCCGGTGAACGGCCCGAAGCTCGCGGTACTATTGGCAGCCGAAGCCAAGACGAGTGCTGCCATCAAGGATCACGCGCCGTCGCTGCTCGCCACCTGGCAGGAAGTGGTTCGCCTGGCTGCGGCTGGCAATGATTACAAGACAGCCATACCCTCGATCGACTTGCTCCAGAAACATCCAAGCGGTCTACTCTCGCCCGCAGCTGCGCGAAAGGTGAAAGGTAAAGTCCTGGCCGCCGTCGCCGAAGCGAACTCCACGAGACTAATGCTCGCTGAACGCGAGGCCCTGGCCGAATCGGTCCGCGGACTTCTCAAAGAGTCGCTTGAGGCGAGCGATGCCGAAGCGTTACCCTCGTTGCTCGCGGCCGATAGCAAGCTTTCTTGGTCAACGTCAGAGAGTGCCAAGTCCGTCCAGCTACTCTTGCCCTTGGCGGAACACGCGGCAAGCAGTAATCAGGCGAATATTGCCAAGCTGTTGTTCGATCACCTGGAGGTGCTCATTCCGAAAACAGCAGCCGGCAAGATTCGCAAAGAATTTGCCGATACGCTGGCCGCTGCGCGTGAACGATTGCAGATTGTCGAGGTTGCCCAACAAGCCCAGCAAGCCTTGGCGACGAAGCCGCTCGATCCAGCTGCCAATCAAGCCTATGGGATGTATTTGCTCGCCAGTGGTCAAGCGCGGGAAAGTCTGACGTATCTCGCGCTCGGCAGCGATCCCAGCAGAAAGCAACTCGCTACGGCTACGTTGGAAGCGAAGACGGCGACCGACAAGATTTCGCTGGCAGATCGTTGGCAGGCCACAGCCGAGGCCGCTGCGAAGGGCATGGCACGCCTGCTGTACGAAGAGGCTCTCGCCGACAAAGCGTTCGTCGGCATTCCGCGTGCGGCCGCGGAAGAGAAACTGAAAGCTCTCGGTCCAGCGCCCGCTGTCATCAAGCCCGCGCGACATCCCAGCGCGTCGCCTGCCAACAAGCCGTTGCCTGTGAACGAATGGGTCGATGTCCTGCCGCTCGTCGATATCGATCACGACCTCGGTCGCGGCTTTTGGACGAAAGGGCCGCAGAACTCCTTGCTACACTCGCGAACCTACGGCCCGCGGCTGCGATTGCCTGTCCTGCTGGCTAACTCGAGTTACGACTTGGTCGTCGAATTCAAGCTGGCAGAGGCATACAGTGACATCTACTTGATTCTGCCTGTCGGTGACCGAATGGTTCGGGTGATGGTAGATGCCGACTCCAACAATGACCACTGCTACTTCCTGACGATCCCGCAGGGGCCTTTGGTGACCCGAAATCTGCTTCGAGCAAATCAGGCCCACCGTTATGAGGCCAATGTTCGCCTCCGGGAAGACACGGCGCAGATCGTGTTTTCGGTAGATGGAGCGAAGATTCTCGAATACGACGGCCCCCTCTCTCGAATCGAAAGCAAAACGCCCGAGGGGACTTTTTTCAAGACATTCGCCCAACCGGGATTGGGAGCCTACAACCAGCAGGTTTTGTATACCAAGGTTCAAGTACGGGCCATTGATGGTCAGGCTTTCTTCGGCCGCGATGTTCCGCTCGTGAATCCCCTTCCGCCAGACATCGCCGCATTGAAAGCGACTCGCCTAACGACTCTGCGTCCGCTCGCCGGTACCGCATATAAGGACTTCCTGTCGGTTTCTGCCATTCCCGCCGCAATCAAAGACGCGCATGTTCCCTGGGTTGGCGGCCAAGAGTGCCGGGATTATCTATTTGCTCATGCGCCTTCCTCAGTCAGTTATTCCATCCCGCCCAAGACCAGGTACTTCACTGCGGTTGCCTGTAACGCGATAAGACCCGAGGCAAAGTTCGTCGTCAAAGTCGATGGCCAGGAACTGTTCGCGGCTGAAGGTAAACCGATCGCGACAGTGCTGGTCGAAATTCCGGAGGGAGCGAAGGTGCTGCAACTGGAATGCGAGGGCCTCGTCGATCGCGGCCTGCATTACTGCTCCTGGTGCTTCCCGGCGTTTCGCCAGTGAATTAACTCGCTCATCAGTCGTTCATGACCAACCCCTACGAATCGCCCGTCCCTGAAGATGAAATTCAACCGTCGCTCGACGCGGACCCGATCGCGCGCGGCGAGCAGATTGGGCCCGAGTATCGCGTGCTGTTTTTCGTTGCGCTGGCGATAGTCATTTACAACGACGGCTTTTTTATCGGCGCGCTCTACCAGATGCTGACGCCGACCAATGCTGCTCAGTTGCTCATGGTCATCGCCTCGGCCGCCGGACTCGCCGCGCTCCCTTTGGCGGTTTGGCGGAAGTGGCAGCGGTCGGCAACGTTCCCGGTGCAACTCGGGCATTGGATTCTGCTGATGGCCGGCGCCGCCTGGTTGGGGCTGAAAGTCAGCGAGGCCTGGTATGTCCAGCTAGGCAGCAATTCGCTGACGGAAGAACTGGGCTCAGGGAATACGTTGCGCCAGATGAACGTGGTGCGGGCCGTGGTGCTGCTCGTCATCAGCAGCATTTATTGGCTTGCTTTGAATTCGTTACGTGGCGACCGGCTCAGCCAGGCCTATGTCTTGGCCGCCATTGCTGGGCTCTACGTAGTGGGTTTGACGCCCCTCCTGGGAATTTCGCGAATAATGGCCGGCCTCGTCGCGATTCCCGCCGCGCTAGCAGTCATGATTCTCTTCGGTACGATTCTGGTGCGCGACCTGCTGCATCCAAAAACGAAAGACCCCATGCATTGGGTTGGATTCTCAACGATCGCGCTCAATGCTGCCGCTGCCCTGATCAACGCAGCACAATCTTTTTGGATCCTCTACTCCGACCGCCGCTTCGATGGATAGCTAGCACTCGCCAGCCAGCATCGCCCGAATCATCCCCGCTTCTGTATTTCCCCCTGCCCTAGTCCCTCGCCCCTCATCCCTAGCCCCTTTCGACGTAGGCAATTTCTGCCGGTTGTGTTAGTTTAGCGCGTGACAGAAATTTTCGCCGGCCAACGACGGCCGGTTTGCGCGTCGCACGGAGGACGACCATGGGCCATGCCTTTCGCTTTTTGCACTCAGGCGATTTCGACCTGCAGCAGCCGTTGACCGGTTTGGCTGACGTGCCCGAAGCGCTGCGCCCGTTGCTCGTCGATGCACCATTCACGGCGGCGCAGCGTGTCTTTGATGTCGCCATTCGCGAGCGCGTCGATTTCATTGTTCTCAGCGGCAACTTGCTCGACATCGACCAGGCCGGTCCGCGGTCGGTGGCGTTTCTCATCGAACAATTTACGCGGATGAATGAAAACGACATCGGCGTGTATTGGGCCGGCGGCGTGACCGATCCGCCGCAACAATGGCCCGGCGCCGCGCGGCTGCCGAAGAACGTCAATTTGTTTCCGGCCTATCAGGTCGAAGAGTTCACGCATTTTCGCGAAGACAAACCAATCGCCTCCGTGCGTGGCCGCAGCTGGCAAGGTCCGACGGCGCCGCTCGATCCGCTCGCACCCGATTTCGATCGCCTCTTCACGGTCGCGGTCAGCTACGGCCAAACCGAGATCAGTCCGTTGCTGCACAAGCCCGTGAATTATTGGGCCCTCGGTGGTTCGCCGCATCGCACTACACACGGCGATTCGCTGCGAACCGTTCACTATCCCGGTTCACCGCAAGGTCGCAAGCCGCAACACGCCGGCGCGCATGGCTGCTCGCTCGTGCATGTCGAATCCGACGGCAAGACCCGCGTGCAACTCATTCCGACCGATGCCGTGCGGTTTCAAACCGAAGACATCTCGATGGATCCTACCGCGCCGGTCGCCGATCAGCGCCGACCGTTTCTCGAACGCGTGAAAGACCTGCGCACCGAAAGTGACGATCGGCCGCTCTTGGTTTCGTGGGAAATGCGACTCAGCGGCACGCCGACGCTCGCGCAGCGGGAAAAGGTTTCGGCCGAAATGCTCACCTGGCTGCGGAACGAATTCGGCGGCAGTCGCGTGCCGCTGTGGTCGATCGGCGTCGAGTGCGCAAGCGGCTTGCTCAATCCTGGTTGGATGACCGAAGACACGATGCTTGGCGAATTTCTCCGCGCGATCGAAAAGGCCTGCCACGACGACGATCAACCGCTCGACCTGTCGACCTTTGTGCCGACGCGGCATCAGCAGTCGTCGCTCGCGAGCATCGCCCAGATCGGCACAGGCATGGACAAACAAACGCTCCTCCGCGAAGCGGCGCTCCTCGGTGCGCAGCTGCTCGGGGCCGACGAACGTGGCCCAGCGAGGATTTTGTCATGATCAACAAGGTAGCCCGACGCGTAAGCGAGGGAGATGCGGGTACAAAGTCGAATGATTCGGCTAACCCCAGTTCACACTTCAGCGGCAGGGAGTCGCCGGCATGAAGATTAAAGAAATCGATATCGAAGGCTTTGGCGCCTGGACGGGCCTGCGCTTGCCGGATCTTTCCGACGAAGCCACGGTCATCTACGGACCGAACGAAGCCGGCAAAACTACGGTCATGCAGTTCGTGCGCAGCGTGCTGTATGGTTTTTCCGTTGCGCGGCGGCAACGCTATTTGCCACCGGTTTTCGGCGGCAAAATCGGCGGCCGGCTGAAGCTCGGCAGCAATGTCGGCCAGTTCGTCGTGCAACGCAGCGCCAAGATGGACGACCTGCCCGATGAGCGCGGCCATCTCACGCTCGTTGATGCGCAAGGTCTGCCGCGCGATCTGTCGCACCTCGATGCCCTCCTCGCTGGCGTCGATGAACCAACCTTCAACAACGTTTTCGCCATCGGCCTGCGAGAAATTCAAGAGCTGGCCGTTCTCGACGATACGGCTGCTGCCGATCTTCTGTACAAACTTTCGACGGGCCTCGATCGCGTTTCGATCATCGACGTGATGCGTGAGCTCGGCGCCTCGCGTGATCGCTTGCTGTCGGCCGATGATACCGCGTCGAAGATCCCGAGCTTGATGCAAGAGCGCGACACGCTGCGCGCCGAGATTGCCGATCTGTCGTCGGCTTCGCGCCGTTGGGCCGAGCTGGCCGCCGAACGAGCGATGATTGCCGAAGAAGCGGGCGAGCTCGAACGCTCGATCGATGGCAACGATGCAGCTTCGCGATTGATGGAAGTTGCCCTCGAAATCCAACAGCCGTGGTACGTACGCGTCGATCTCGATCGCCAGATCGCCTCGATGGCCACCGTCAAAGCGTTGCCGGAAAAAGCCGTCGAACGCCTCGAACTCCTTAAACGAAAAATCATCAAGGGAAAGAAGCAGCTCAAGCGGCTCGCGGCGAAAACGGAACAACTCAACAAAGATCTTGAGAGCATCGAGGTCAATCGCGGCCTGATTTCGGCCATTCCGCGCATCGAAGCCCTCGGCGAACACTCGCAATGGCTGGTGACGCTCGAAGGGCAAATCACGCGTCTCAAGGAAGAGCTGAAGCGCCTCGATCAAGAGATCGACGGCCAACTCGGCGGCCTGGCCAAGAACAGCGGCGCAACGAACCTCGATGAACTGCCGCGCGACACCGTCGCGTTGCTGAAGCGGCCCTCGCAGCAGCTCCGCGAGGAAACCGAAGCCGTCGAAAAAGCTCGCGTCGAAGCGGAAAATACCAAGCGCGATGTCGAGCAACTGACCGTCCAGCTCGAAGGCGTGAGTCGGTTACGGATGGCCGATCTGAATAAGTCGATTCAGGCGGCTGGCAACAAAGTTGCCATCCTGCGAAAGCGAATTCAGGTCGAAGAACGGCTCGATGCCCTCGGCAATCGCCGCAGCGAGCTCGAATTCGAAGCCGATGAAGCGCACGAATACCAAGAGACGCCGATGCGCGTCACGATGGCCCTCGGTGCCATCTTCTCTTTTGGTGTGATGCTCGTTGGTTTCGGCGTTTTCAACCAATACTTACTGATGTGGCAGGATGCTACTCAGCCGAACTTGACCCTGATTGGCTTCGGGCTCGCCTTTGGCGCCGGATCGATCTTCGGCAAGTTCCTGCTCGAACGTCAGGGTGAAGACACGGCTGTCGATGCTCGCCGCCATCTCGATGCCACTCGCAACCAGGTCGCCGATCTCAAGCAGCAGCGTGACGAACTCGACGCCGAACTGCCGACCGGCGGCGGCGCTCTCGACATTCGCCTGCGTGAAGCCGAGAACGAACTGCGCGAACTCGAACGGATGGCGCCGCAGAAGACAGAACTCGAAGCCTGCTCGGCTCGCAACGAGGTGGCTCAGCGCCGTTACGCTGCCGCTCAAGAATCGTTGAAAGAAGCTCGCAATCGCTGGAAGAACGCTCTTCGGAGCGCGGGCTTGCCTGAAGACTTTCAGCCGCACAAAGTTCGCGCGGTCGCCAAGAGCACCGATCACCTGGCCGACAGCCGTCGTCGTCGCGAAGCTCGCAAGGATGAACTCGAACAGCGCGAACGCGAGCTCCTTGTCTTCTGCAGCCGCGTGCAGCAACTGATGGCCGACGTGCGCGTCACGCCAGCCACCGACAAGCCGCAGATGCAGATCCGCCAGCTCTCGCAAGCTCTCGCTGCCGAAAAAGAGACGCTCGAAATGCGGGAAGGGCTGGTCCTCAAGATCCGCCGCCTGAAGAAGACGAAGTCCAAGTTCCAAAGCGGCATCCGCAATGCCATTCGCCGTCGCCACTCGCTCTTCAGCGTCGCTGGCGTCGTCGATGCCGCCGGATTTAAGAATGCGGCGGCCGACTATGCCAAGCTGCTCGATCTTCGCAAGCAACGCGACGAAATCTCGGTAAAGATCAAGCATCAGCTGCACGATGAGTTCGCCGAAGAAACGATCAGCGGCGTCTTTGCTCGCGAAGGTCGCGACCTGCAACAGCGTTGGGACGAACGCGTCGCCAAGGCTCAGGACATCCGCACCAAGCTCGCCCAAATGCACGAGCGCCGCGGCGTGATCAATTCGGAGATGCAAAAGCTGGCCGGTGATCGCCGCCTCAGCGAAGCGACCCTTGAAGTCGGCATGATCGAACAGCAACTCCGCAACTCAACCCGCCGCTGGCAACAGCTAGCCGCCATCAGCCGCATTCTCGACTCCGTCCGCAAGGCCTACGAAACCGATCGCCAACCGGAAACGCTCCGCGAAGCCTCGATCTATCTCGGCAAGATCACGCAGGGGCACTACACCCGCGTGTGGATGCCCCTCGATCGCCGTGCGCTTCTTATCGAAGATCACCGCCATCAATCGCTGCCGCTCGAAGTTCTCAGCCGCGGTACGCGAGAAGCGGTTTACATCAGCCTTCGTCTCGCGCTCGCTGCGTCGTTCGGCCGCAAGGGCGCCAAGCTGCCGCTGGTGCTCGACGACGTGCTCGTCAACTTCGACGCCGGCCGCGTGCGTGCGACGGCCCAGGTGATGTACGAATTCGCCAAGGAAGGACATCAGGTCATCCTCTTCACCTGCCACGAACACATCCAGCAGATCTGCGAGGAAGCGAACTTCGTCGCTCGCAACTTGCCGAACCGCGGCACCACGGTCGAAGTCATCCCCGCCGAACCGGTGCGGAAGAAAAAGAAGAAAGAACTGCCGAAGATCGAACCCAAGATCGAGTTGCCGCCGCCTCCGCCGCCAGAACCAGTCGAAGAGCCGAAGCGCGAACGGATCAAGATCGATCCGAATGAACTGTTCGATATGGCTTCGGTCGAAGAGCAGTGGTTTGACCCGAACAACGCCTGGCAGCTGAAAAAACTGCCGCCGCCTCCGCCCGAACCGAAGGTGAGCTACACCGACTTCTGGCCCATCGCCACGGCTCCCGCGCCGTCGAAGCCGGTCTTCATCGCCGCGCCGGAACCGCCGCCGCAACCGAAGGTCAGCGGCTATCAATGGGGCGTGAACGACCTGCCCGACAGCTGGGCACTCGCGGCTCCTCCCGCACCGTTGCCGCCACCACCACCCACGCCGAGCTACGAAGTTTATACGTACCGCCAGCCGGAACCGGTTGTGGTTGCCCCCGCACCACCTCCGCCGCCGCGGCCACAAGCGATCGAGCCGCGCCGGCCGATCGTGATTGTCGCGCCGCCTCCGCCACCACCAGCACCGTTGCCGCCACCCGCGCCGATTTTGATGGAGCCGATCTACGTCGCGCCGCCACCACCTCCCGCACCGATCGTCGTTGCACCGGTGGTCGTGAAGCAGCCGAAGAAGGTTGTGTCGGTCGAGATCAAACCGGAACCGCGCCGCCGATTCACTTGGGAATCGCCCGAAATGTATGCGGATTAAGTTCGCTGCGAGCTGGCCACCGCAATACCGCTGAGCACGAGATGCGGCAGGTACTGCGCATGCTCGGCGACGAGCGGCGAGAGTCGTCGCAGGTCACCACCAGTGACGAAGAGCGCCGGCTCGACGGCTAGCTCTTGCTTCATCCGCGTCACGATCTCGCGCACGCTGCCGACCGCGCCCCAGAAGAGGCCGCTGCGGATCGCATCGTTCGTATTCTTACCGACCACGGGTGGCGGTTCGTCATTGGGTTGAATCCGCGCGAGAGGCAGAAAATCGGCGCCGCCGAAGAGCGCTTCGGCCGACAGGCGAAAGCCTGGCAGAATCGTCCCGCCCAGGAACGCGCCGGTCTCGCTGATCAGGTTCACCGTCACGGCGGTACCAGCTCCCACGACGATGGCGGGCGTGTTCGACGGTCGCAGCACATTGGCAGCCACTGCAGCGGCCAGGCGATCGAGTCCCACTTTGTCGGGCTCAT is drawn from Anatilimnocola floriformis and contains these coding sequences:
- a CDS encoding AAA family ATPase, whose amino-acid sequence is MKIKEIDIEGFGAWTGLRLPDLSDEATVIYGPNEAGKTTVMQFVRSVLYGFSVARRQRYLPPVFGGKIGGRLKLGSNVGQFVVQRSAKMDDLPDERGHLTLVDAQGLPRDLSHLDALLAGVDEPTFNNVFAIGLREIQELAVLDDTAAADLLYKLSTGLDRVSIIDVMRELGASRDRLLSADDTASKIPSLMQERDTLRAEIADLSSASRRWAELAAERAMIAEEAGELERSIDGNDAASRLMEVALEIQQPWYVRVDLDRQIASMATVKALPEKAVERLELLKRKIIKGKKQLKRLAAKTEQLNKDLESIEVNRGLISAIPRIEALGEHSQWLVTLEGQITRLKEELKRLDQEIDGQLGGLAKNSGATNLDELPRDTVALLKRPSQQLREETEAVEKARVEAENTKRDVEQLTVQLEGVSRLRMADLNKSIQAAGNKVAILRKRIQVEERLDALGNRRSELEFEADEAHEYQETPMRVTMALGAIFSFGVMLVGFGVFNQYLLMWQDATQPNLTLIGFGLAFGAGSIFGKFLLERQGEDTAVDARRHLDATRNQVADLKQQRDELDAELPTGGGALDIRLREAENELRELERMAPQKTELEACSARNEVAQRRYAAAQESLKEARNRWKNALRSAGLPEDFQPHKVRAVAKSTDHLADSRRRREARKDELEQRERELLVFCSRVQQLMADVRVTPATDKPQMQIRQLSQALAAEKETLEMREGLVLKIRRLKKTKSKFQSGIRNAIRRRHSLFSVAGVVDAAGFKNAAADYAKLLDLRKQRDEISVKIKHQLHDEFAEETISGVFAREGRDLQQRWDERVAKAQDIRTKLAQMHERRGVINSEMQKLAGDRRLSEATLEVGMIEQQLRNSTRRWQQLAAISRILDSVRKAYETDRQPETLREASIYLGKITQGHYTRVWMPLDRRALLIEDHRHQSLPLEVLSRGTREAVYISLRLALAASFGRKGAKLPLVLDDVLVNFDAGRVRATAQVMYEFAKEGHQVILFTCHEHIQQICEEANFVARNLPNRGTTVEVIPAEPVRKKKKKELPKIEPKIELPPPPPPEPVEEPKRERIKIDPNELFDMASVEEQWFDPNNAWQLKKLPPPPPEPKVSYTDFWPIATAPAPSKPVFIAAPEPPPQPKVSGYQWGVNDLPDSWALAAPPAPLPPPPPTPSYEVYTYRQPEPVVVAPAPPPPPRPQAIEPRRPIVIVAPPPPPPAPLPPPAPILMEPIYVAPPPPPAPIVVAPVVVKQPKKVVSVEIKPEPRRRFTWESPEMYAD
- a CDS encoding metallophosphoesterase family protein codes for the protein MGHAFRFLHSGDFDLQQPLTGLADVPEALRPLLVDAPFTAAQRVFDVAIRERVDFIVLSGNLLDIDQAGPRSVAFLIEQFTRMNENDIGVYWAGGVTDPPQQWPGAARLPKNVNLFPAYQVEEFTHFREDKPIASVRGRSWQGPTAPLDPLAPDFDRLFTVAVSYGQTEISPLLHKPVNYWALGGSPHRTTHGDSLRTVHYPGSPQGRKPQHAGAHGCSLVHVESDGKTRVQLIPTDAVRFQTEDISMDPTAPVADQRRPFLERVKDLRTESDDRPLLVSWEMRLSGTPTLAQREKVSAEMLTWLRNEFGGSRVPLWSIGVECASGLLNPGWMTEDTMLGEFLRAIEKACHDDDQPLDLSTFVPTRHQQSSLASIAQIGTGMDKQTLLREAALLGAQLLGADERGPARILS
- a CDS encoding type III pantothenate kinase; amino-acid sequence: MSLPSRSEDSLLAVDIGNSFAKLGLFPSANVAAANLPSPTVVFDFATAEGPAVSLLENLPIETLRWRVSSVNRAGFQKLAQFVRQHRPADDFQQLSYRDLPIEVLVDEPDKVGLDRLAAAVAANVLRPSNTPAIVVGAGTAVTVNLISETGAFLGGTILPGFRLSAEALFGGADFLPLARIQPNDEPPPVVGKNTNDAIRSGLFWGAVGSVREIVTRMKQELAVEPALFVTGGDLRRLSPLVAEHAQYLPHLVLSGIAVASSQRT